TTTTCATGAAAGCCAGCAGTACCTGTGATAGTTTATATATTATCACGTAGACTACATATGTAGTGTAAATACTACATATTGTGTGGCAACAGGCGTTTGCAGCTATTGTAGTAATTCATAGTTGATTACATGCGTGGACGAAAACAAAAACAGGCGTAAAGGTGCATAAAATGAAAAAGGCAATAATAGCAATTCTGCTGGGAATACTGCTTGTAGGAGCCTCCGGAGCAGCAGTCGTCAGTGCAGTTACTTCGGATAATGCAGGGACAAATTACGGATCTGTACCACACAGGTGGGCTGCAAGATGCATGGGCTTGGGTCCGTGTGCAGGAAATTTCTCCAGCTGCCCATATCTCAACTCAGATAAGCCGGTTGAAGTTGAGGTCGAGACTTCAGATGAAGCCCGCGAGATTGCAAGGAAAGAAATCGATAGCAAGATCTCTAAAGATGACATTTCTCAGATGCGCCGCTGGTGGATTGTTACCTATCAGGACGAGGATGGGGTTTACAATCAGGCAAGAATTGATGCTATCAGCGGTGAAGTATTTACTGACTACCCGATTTGCGCAGGAGCACAGGCAGGCGAAAGGCACTGCAGGGGACAGGGTTACTGCAGAGGAGATAGTTATTGAGAATATTATCGAGTGCTCAAGCTAACTCTTAATAATTATCT
The Methanosarcina thermophila TM-1 genome window above contains:
- a CDS encoding PepSY domain-containing protein produces the protein MKKAIIAILLGILLVGASGAAVVSAVTSDNAGTNYGSVPHRWAARCMGLGPCAGNFSSCPYLNSDKPVEVEVETSDEAREIARKEIDSKISKDDISQMRRWWIVTYQDEDGVYNQARIDAISGEVFTDYPICAGAQAGERHCRGQGYCRGDSY